One window from the genome of Magnolia sinica isolate HGM2019 chromosome 4, MsV1, whole genome shotgun sequence encodes:
- the LOC131243718 gene encoding protein TRIGALACTOSYLDIACYLGLYCEROL 2, chloroplastic-like isoform X2 yields MVGIPLVQVCSCKTVLESRNFVPHLPIRPLRKLVPLRASSASSEQIPPPSAKRKNPLAVIWGIPGSIWKQTLQPLSNFGFGKSSIWEGGVGLFFVSGAVLFALTLVWLRGFHLRSRLRKYEAVLEFTQACGISKGTPVRIRGVTVGGVVRIIPTLRSINAVVEVDDDKIIIPRNSLIEVNQSGLLMETMIDITPQLPLPAPSVGPLDPDCVKEGLIVCDREKMTGHQGVSLDALVGILARLGREVEEIGVSKSYILAEKVASVLQEAKPLLAKIEAMAEDVQPLLAEVRSSGLLQEFESLTKSLTEATNELRSVHSSILTPENAELIHQSVYHLIFTLKNVERISFHVSGFTGDNATRQNLKLLIKSLSRLL; encoded by the exons ATGGTGGGGATTCCATTGGTTCAGGTCTGTAGTTGCAAAACTGTGCTCGAGTCTCGGAATTTTGTTCCACATCTCCCAATTAGACCTTTGAGAAAGCTTGTTCCGTTACGAGCGAGTTCTGCAAGTTCTGAGCAAATTCCACCGCCCTCAGCAAAAAGGAAGAATCCTCTTGCAGTTATTTGGGGTATCCCCGGAAGTATCTGGAAGCAAACGTTGCAACCGCTTAGTAATTTTGGGTTTGGTAAGAGCAGCATTTGGGAAGGAGGTGTCGGGCTTTTTTTTGTGTCAGGAGCTGTTCTATTTGCACTGACTTTGGTTTGGCTGAGGGGATTCCATCTGAGGTCCCGGTTGAGGAAATATGAGGCGGTGTTAGAGTTCACCCAGGCTTGTGGTATTAGCAAAGGAACGCCAGTGAGGATCAGAGGAGTGACTGTTGGTGGCGTGGTTCGCATTATTCCTACTTTGAGGAGTATCAATGCAGTTGTTGAG GTGGATGATGATAAGATAATAATACCTAGAAATTCATTGATTGAGGTGAATCAGTCTGGCCTTCTTATGGAGACTATGATCGACATTACACCACAACTTCCCCTTCCAGCACCTTCAGTGGGCCCTCTCGACCCAGATTGTGTTAAAGAAGGTCTGATTGTGTGTGATAGGGAGAAGATGACAGGCCATCAGGGGGTAAGCTTGGATGCATTGGTGGGAATACTCGCTCGGCTTGGACGAGAAGTGGAGGAGATCGGTGTTTCCAAAAGCTATATCTTGGCTGAAAAGGTTGCATCTGTTTTACAAGAAGCAAAGCCACTGCTCGCAAAG ATTGAAGCCATGGCTGAAGACGTTCAACCATTGCTGGCTGAGGTTCGCAGTAGTGGTCTGCTGCAGGAGTTTGAGAGTTTAACCAAAAGCCTGACAGAAGCAACTAATGAGTTGAG AAGTGTGCATTCATCCATTCTGACCCCGGAGAATGCCGAGCTCATCCATCAGTCTGTCTACCACCTCATATTCACTCTGAAGAACGTCGAG CGTATCAGCTTCCACGTCTCAGGTTTCACAGGCGATAATGCTACGAGGCAGAACTTGAAGTTGCTTATCAAGTCACTTAGCAGGCTATTGTAG
- the LOC131243718 gene encoding protein TRIGALACTOSYLDIACYLGLYCEROL 2, chloroplastic-like isoform X1, whose translation MRGARQFTDVDGRLHEILTVRQGFALSFGAFGFCKMVGIPLVQVCSCKTVLESRNFVPHLPIRPLRKLVPLRASSASSEQIPPPSAKRKNPLAVIWGIPGSIWKQTLQPLSNFGFGKSSIWEGGVGLFFVSGAVLFALTLVWLRGFHLRSRLRKYEAVLEFTQACGISKGTPVRIRGVTVGGVVRIIPTLRSINAVVEVDDDKIIIPRNSLIEVNQSGLLMETMIDITPQLPLPAPSVGPLDPDCVKEGLIVCDREKMTGHQGVSLDALVGILARLGREVEEIGVSKSYILAEKVASVLQEAKPLLAKIEAMAEDVQPLLAEVRSSGLLQEFESLTKSLTEATNELRSVHSSILTPENAELIHQSVYHLIFTLKNVERISFHVSGFTGDNATRQNLKLLIKSLSRLL comes from the exons ATGCGAGGGGCGCGACAATTCACTGACGTGGATGGAAGACTTCATGAGATTCTCACCGTCCGTCAG GGGTTTGCTTTGAGTTTTGGAGCGTTTGGCTTTTGCAAGATGGTGGGGATTCCATTGGTTCAGGTCTGTAGTTGCAAAACTGTGCTCGAGTCTCGGAATTTTGTTCCACATCTCCCAATTAGACCTTTGAGAAAGCTTGTTCCGTTACGAGCGAGTTCTGCAAGTTCTGAGCAAATTCCACCGCCCTCAGCAAAAAGGAAGAATCCTCTTGCAGTTATTTGGGGTATCCCCGGAAGTATCTGGAAGCAAACGTTGCAACCGCTTAGTAATTTTGGGTTTGGTAAGAGCAGCATTTGGGAAGGAGGTGTCGGGCTTTTTTTTGTGTCAGGAGCTGTTCTATTTGCACTGACTTTGGTTTGGCTGAGGGGATTCCATCTGAGGTCCCGGTTGAGGAAATATGAGGCGGTGTTAGAGTTCACCCAGGCTTGTGGTATTAGCAAAGGAACGCCAGTGAGGATCAGAGGAGTGACTGTTGGTGGCGTGGTTCGCATTATTCCTACTTTGAGGAGTATCAATGCAGTTGTTGAG GTGGATGATGATAAGATAATAATACCTAGAAATTCATTGATTGAGGTGAATCAGTCTGGCCTTCTTATGGAGACTATGATCGACATTACACCACAACTTCCCCTTCCAGCACCTTCAGTGGGCCCTCTCGACCCAGATTGTGTTAAAGAAGGTCTGATTGTGTGTGATAGGGAGAAGATGACAGGCCATCAGGGGGTAAGCTTGGATGCATTGGTGGGAATACTCGCTCGGCTTGGACGAGAAGTGGAGGAGATCGGTGTTTCCAAAAGCTATATCTTGGCTGAAAAGGTTGCATCTGTTTTACAAGAAGCAAAGCCACTGCTCGCAAAG ATTGAAGCCATGGCTGAAGACGTTCAACCATTGCTGGCTGAGGTTCGCAGTAGTGGTCTGCTGCAGGAGTTTGAGAGTTTAACCAAAAGCCTGACAGAAGCAACTAATGAGTTGAG AAGTGTGCATTCATCCATTCTGACCCCGGAGAATGCCGAGCTCATCCATCAGTCTGTCTACCACCTCATATTCACTCTGAAGAACGTCGAG CGTATCAGCTTCCACGTCTCAGGTTTCACAGGCGATAATGCTACGAGGCAGAACTTGAAGTTGCTTATCAAGTCACTTAGCAGGCTATTGTAG